Proteins from a single region of Shinella zoogloeoides:
- a CDS encoding glycosyltransferase family 1 protein gives MQKQVIEIGGEAVGVVVPDEDRLKFVAVKYSVWDLDSQRFSSADEVRAAIRRLLNDPSAARRAMRPANIAAA, from the coding sequence ATGCAAAAGCAGGTTATCGAAATCGGTGGTGAAGCCGTCGGCGTCGTCGTTCCGGATGAGGATCGGCTGAAGTTCGTTGCCGTCAAATATTCCGTGTGGGACCTGGATTCCCAGCGCTTTTCCTCGGCCGACGAGGTGCGCGCGGCGATCCGTCGTCTCCTCAACGATCCGTCCGCCGCACGGCGAGCGATGCGCCCGGCCAATATCGCGGCCGCCTGA